TTTCATGCAGGATCCTTCTTGAGAGTAGGGTGTGTGTgatccttttttatttctgtgAGGAGATTATTTATATAGCAATGTCTCTTAAACATGTCCTTAGTAGAGTCCCATGGACCTCGTAGTTAGTCACACAACAAGACGTTTGGTTACAATATCGGGCAGAGAGAAATGTACCCCATCAACTCCCCTCCCTACCGTACACAGATTACACCATTTTGTAATCCCCCCCCCGTGCTTTCTTTTCTGTGGTAACCCCCCCCCGAGGTGCCAGTACATGCACATTGTTAAAAGTgttgtgggtgccagcacaaaatggctgccgctgAGCAGCAAGAAGGTGCCGGGGTATTGTACAAAAACTTGTTACTTTTGTGACTTTTTCAGTCATGAAAAAGACCTGCCCCTCCTTATCTCTTATTGTAACATTAGCAAAGCTTTAAAAAGTGGGGAGGTGTTTAAGAAagacaattcccccccctttaaatggaGAACTGAATGATATACGTAATTTATAAAAGCCTAATTATCTTATGATAACCTCAATTTTTCATACATGACAAAAACGAAGGGCTTGGCCAAAGTCACACAACTTCATGACTGAAGAGGTGTCTGAGCTGAGGTTTTTCTTTGCTCCCAAGTCTCATCAGCCTATCAGCTAAAAACCACAGTTTTCCATCTTACATGCAGATGTATTTTCGCTTCTGTCTTTTCTCGGGTTGTGGAGGAGAAaaactgcttctttaaaaatttatttaacatTAATATTACTCACTTGAAAAGAAGCAAACCATCATACATAGTGATTCAGATTCATTCTCAGATATACATATAGAGCACTAGATTGCACTTAATTCCTTTCCTACTGGAATTTCCTGAACACAGTGACTATAAATGAAGCAGGATAAATCAAATTGAGGATAGAATGCTCTCCAGCCAATTTCAAGCTGAACAGATTAGAAATTGTTCAAGAAGTCATCATTTCTTTGGTTCTTGGCAAACTAGGGGTGGAGGGTGAGGAAAATCAgttcagattatttttttctaTTGCAGGTTTATTATTTAACCTCAAATTGCTGTCATTATGTAGGTGGGCATGTGAGAGAGATGGGCATCTCTGTCCTCACCTTATTAACTGTTTTTCCATATTAGCCACAATCCAGAGTAGGAAGTATATCTCATTTGCATGCACATTGAGTGTCTTATTTTACTGTTCAGCTGATTCCTCTGCTGCGTCAAAACCTGCTTTGGAGTTTCAGAAGTGGCTTACAGTCTAATGTTCTGTCCTGCGATGGAAAAATTTGGGCCCAAGCCAAGGCTGGAATCCAAGTAAACATAGTTATTGAATGCTAGGCTTGGATTTCATCTGGAACTAGATGAGGATTTTATCTCTTTCATGACCCAGGCAAGATCAGTAAGAGCCATCTGAGATTTTAGCATTTTCCATCACCCACAACAGATTTGATTAGTGGATATTGAATGAACACTTACATGTACTGTGCTGACCACAGACAAAATATGCCTAAATCTGCTCAGCATGCTTGTCCTGAATTTCTGAGAGTATTCACAGTTAGTTACAGTATTTATTATAATTTTCCTTATAGAGAAATGGTACATAAGTTTTGTAATACAAGTATTTTGTAATTATCCTTTGGTGTTTTTAAATTCTCTGTTATAGATAAACTTATTCTCCTCATCATTCTAGGCTGCTATGTCTAATAAGAAATTTCAGCTCCAAGAGTCAGAGCAGGAGCAAGATAAACCTGATAGTCCATTTGACATCTTCACTAATCTAGAAAGAAATGACTTAAGTGATAATCCATCCAGGTAagaatcacattttttaaaaaaacacaccaaataaACCAAAATACCAAAAATACTGTTAAATCTTAAAATAACTATGCATATTGACAAAAGCATGTCCTAATCTAACGATTTAACAAATGTGAAGGAGTTGATATGGGTAACAAAGGTGGATTCATTCATAAAGCAAACTTTTTAGGGAGATTGGTTTTCAGTGTAAATTCTTACTGAAAGTGGTTCACTCCTAGTATGGGAACACTTAGCAGTATAAGCTACAGCTGCACCTGGTCCAGAGTACCACATAACCAAAATGTGGGTGCTTGACTAAGGTTGTACACAAATATTATGCACATTATGGCCACAACCATTGGAACATAGGAATATTCCTTATAGTATTGGTTCATCTACCTGGCAGCAGCTCCTCAGGGCTTCAGACAGGTGTGCTTCCCAGCCCTGCGTGTaaatgccaggaactgaatctctgatcttttgcatgcaatgcaAGACGAGGGCCTACTCCTGCGAATATTCCAGTGACCCCCACTGAATTATGGGATCAGAGAGAAGGGATGAGTCCACATTTCTTCAATCAAGAGAATACTAGATGAAATGTAGGACTTTGGATGGGGTCTTTGGCTCAGTCATGAAATTCACTGGTGGGCTTTCAGcctccagggttgttgtgaggataaaatgggataacCTTCTCAATGCTCCCCCTGGGCTTTTTGGAGGGTCAGTGGCAGAGACTTGAATATGAAAAAAACCTGAAATCTTTTGGTGCGAGTGGAGGTAATTCTCAAAAAGTGTTTCATTGGCACAATATGCCAGTGCAACTCTTCCCTACATCTAAAACAATCTCTCCTGCTTGCGATGTTTGCAAGAGACTTActtggtgggagtgtcccaaagcAGCATTATTTGGGGATATAATTTTCATCAATATCAACTGTATTATGGGCCAGGATCTTCTGCCTATTCCATTACTGTGAAAACTAAAATAAAGACTGAAAGCTCAAGGAACTTGTAGGCTTCCTATTAATGGCAGCCAGATTGGTTATCACTAGACATTGGGAATACCTTGACCTCTTGCTGGGTACCTGGTACAACAAAGCCTGATTCCTGTCAGTCTCAGAAGAATTAAGCAAAATATGCCTCTTTAGGGGACAAATTCAGAAAGATACATTTTATAACATTTGgcatttttttattgaatttacagTGAATATGTTTGCCCCTAATGAGAACCCCCCCAATAATGCACCTTGGTTTGGAATCAGAAACCAGTTTGATGATATGTCTCCTTGTGTCTGGACTGAGTGGTCTTGACATTTTCTTCCTATTACTTTTTTGAGCAAACTTTCTTGATAATCCTGTGAAGTAGGAGAATATGACTAAATTATGATTCATTTCTTTTGGCTTATTTTGTGTGCGTGCATAACCAATTTCTTTATACTGTAatttgaacttttttaaaaaatcaaataaattgaGTAGCCCCCTCTCTTGAGTAAAATACTGGTGCCTTTGCTGTTTTGAATTCAAATGCGAAATGAAGACAATTCAAACAGCATTTGACATTTTTTCATGATATATAGGAAAGAAACTTCCAGCACACCTCTTCCTAATTCAGATACAACTGGAGGAGAGTCAAACAGCAAATCCTCAAGTTATTTTATAGCCCTTGATTCATCTATTGAAAATCTGCAAGAAAGAGCCCAGCAAATAATTGATAAGATGAATGAGAAGCGTAAGGAAGACCAAGTGCTCATGAACAATTTCCGAGAAGGTCTTTTGATGAAGGTAAACATATGTGGGGGAAATGGAGTGCAGGGAATCTGAGTATCAGTAAAGAATTATTGAGCTCCATCTTGCCAGTTGGCAAACATTTTGTACTATTTTCCCCAAAACATTACAAATCTACCTGGTGCATTTAACTAAGATTTACAAATTATTAACACCAGTGTCCTGGAAAAATGTTAAGTACCAGCCTTGAGTTTATTCCCTCATACCACATCCCCTCCACCGACTGGACAAGCTCCCTCAATTCTTTCCTCTTCCCACTTCCTATATTGAAATGTGCTTTCTCCACATCCATATTGCATAATCTGCTCATCTTCATCTATGAACTCTGCGCTGTTCTCTGTTTGGCAGAAGTGGCTCCCTGGGTTGGGTGGAGCTGTTACACTAGTTTTCCAGTAGGTGGGTCGCTGTTGTTTAGTGGGCGAGGCAGTGGGGAGACCAACATAGTGCAATCAGTGTTTAGCATGCCACCCTCTGCTTGCCAGGCTCTCCTTCCTATGTTTACTGACATGTCCATGTTGCATCAGTAACACCTGAAAAAGCCCCACAGTGACCACACCACAAATAGCATTTTGTGACCACTTCAAAGGGACTTAAAATTACTGCATGGTTGCCTATTTGATTGTGTTCTAACTTGTCACAGCCCGATCCTGCCATTTCATTTTGCTATACTTCCTAGACCCTACATGTAAATGTGACTGTCATACAGCTGACGTGTGAGCACAGCCACTCTTAAGGAATTATCACTTAATCCTTAGCTACTCATAGGTGGACATATTTGTGTTAGAAATGAAAAGCAGGTAGTCTTTTTATTCAGGGAAACCCTATTACTAAGGAGTCCTTAGAAATCTAAAGTCTACTTTAACTcctgcttctttctctttctaccaAAAAGGTTTCAAGCTTGGCAGAGAAGTTGGAGGAAAGCATGTTCCCTGTCTATGATCATCATAACAAGCTCATTCAAGATAAAATCCAAGAGCTTTACCAGATCATGGAGAGGATCAAACAAATTGAAACAGAGCTCAGGAAGGTCTGTCACACTGTGGAGATGTTATATAAAGACCTGTGTGAGCAGTCTGAATTGTGATTgcatggagagagaaaaagttgGGGAACAGTGTTACATGTCCTTTTGCATCATTGGTGAATGTAATGGATATATGCTTACTTGGTACCCCAAGCCCCTGTAACCTGAGTTCTGACTGTTTTTGTTGTTCTGAATTTGTTActtgttttaaaaatacttttaaaaaataatgaaggtGGGAAAAGGAAGAACGTATTTAAACTGAAAGGAAAAAATTGAATCCCAGTTATCAGGATCAAACTAGACATGATCTTATTATATAGCAGATTTTTGTTAAATAGCTAAAGTGGAAGGGTGGGGTAGCAGGATTGGGACCACTGAATGGCAGGAGAGTGCCTTTACTCCTTTGCCCTTGCCACAGGCCTGGCACTTTGTTCGTCATTCTTTGCTTGTGTGTACAAGTCGAGTTATTCAAGGgtgaaaactcaataaaattgGAAATATATTAGCATGAAAAACTgtacttttatttttgttttacagaAGAGTTTGAACTACTGCCATTATGTCTTAAGgaactataaatataacaaaatgGCTTGAAAAGATACTGACTAAAGCAGAATGAAGGGAAACATGGTCCCCGATTTCTGTCTCCTGCTTCCATTTTGTTATCATTGAGCTATTTCAAGAGGGCATATTTTTAAAGGGTGCTGAACTATTCAGTTGTCTGGTCATGATGGCTTATTAATTATGCTACtactgctagtcatttctgcaaGTTTTGCATCAGAGCATGCATTGCAATTAAGCCAGGGATTTTGGTTACCACCAAGATAATGATATACTCCTTGCAAAGACAATTTAGGGTACTGAAGATATCCAACACTATCTCATTTGATGTGCAGGGCTGGTCCAAAACATTTTTCTGAAAACAGGATGGATGGACTGGAAGTTGGTATTAAAATCAACACTGATGATGGGACAGTATCCTCCACTACATGCAAAGATAGCAAACTAACTTAAGGAGTGAAAAGCAGGCTGCATGGCATGCACAGCTGTGTCCCATGATCTTGCCACTGCTCCCTGCATGTTCCTAAATTCAAGTTACACTAGAGGCTCAAGTGACCTCAGTGGCTAGAAGTGCATTTTTTTCAACTCCAGGTGCCACAACAGCTCCAGCCCCTTTTGGACAGAAATGACTTGGCTACTGTActgcatgctctggtaacttccagatcagattactgcaatgtgtttttcatggggctgcccttaaagatgactcagaaacttcatCTGTTTCAAAGTGAATtggccagattactggctggggttccatttagattTCATGtaacctgttttaaaacaggtgcATTAGTTGCTGTCATATACTATATTGATATAATTGAATATAAATTAGTCAATGCCTGGCAAATATTCAGAGAAGATCTGTAAGATATTTGACATCATAATTAACCGAAGGAGAGCTTTATTTCAGCTCTAGAATGCCTGGGATAGAATTGGTGTTCAGAATTACTATTGAAATTGAACTTGCTAATTTAAGTATGCATGCTAATTGGTTTAATTTATCATGGACCTATCCAAAAAGTTACTGATTCCATAAGTGTGGCAGTGACAGCTTAAGATCTTATGTTCATGTTTTACCCTGGCCTGGAAGCATGATGAGTTGAGAGTAAATAGTGTTCAGTTCACTCTGAAGTTAACTAGTTGGTATACAGATGATTTTTAGACAACTTGAGTACATGAAGTTCCATTCAGCAGAgttgttct
This portion of the Podarcis raffonei isolate rPodRaf1 chromosome 17, rPodRaf1.pri, whole genome shotgun sequence genome encodes:
- the SYCE2 gene encoding synaptonemal complex central element protein 2 isoform X1 — protein: MAAAEQQEGAGAAMSNKKFQLQESEQEQDKPDSPFDIFTNLERNDLSDNPSRKETSSTPLPNSDTTGGESNSKSSSYFIALDSSIENLQERAQQIIDKMNEKRKEDQVLMNNFREGLLMKVSSLAEKLEESMFPVYDHHNKLIQDKIQELYQIMERIKQIETELRKVCHTVEMLYKDLCEQSEL
- the SYCE2 gene encoding synaptonemal complex central element protein 2 isoform X3, which produces MTEEAAMSNKKFQLQESEQEQDKPDSPFDIFTNLERNDLSDNPSRKETSSTPLPNSDTTGGESNSKSSSYFIALDSSIENLQERAQQIIDKMNEKRKEDQVLMNNFREGLLMKVSSLAEKLEESMFPVYDHHNKLIQDKIQELYQIMERIKQIETELRKVCHTVEMLYKDLCEQSEL
- the SYCE2 gene encoding synaptonemal complex central element protein 2 isoform X2, whose product is MTQARSAAMSNKKFQLQESEQEQDKPDSPFDIFTNLERNDLSDNPSRKETSSTPLPNSDTTGGESNSKSSSYFIALDSSIENLQERAQQIIDKMNEKRKEDQVLMNNFREGLLMKVSSLAEKLEESMFPVYDHHNKLIQDKIQELYQIMERIKQIETELRKVCHTVEMLYKDLCEQSEL
- the SYCE2 gene encoding synaptonemal complex central element protein 2 isoform X4; protein product: MSNKKFQLQESEQEQDKPDSPFDIFTNLERNDLSDNPSRKETSSTPLPNSDTTGGESNSKSSSYFIALDSSIENLQERAQQIIDKMNEKRKEDQVLMNNFREGLLMKVSSLAEKLEESMFPVYDHHNKLIQDKIQELYQIMERIKQIETELRKVCHTVEMLYKDLCEQSEL